The segment GCAAGCCATCACCATTCGCGAGCAGCGTTACGAGCAAGCCAAAAGCAGCGTGGACTTTATCCAGCGCTACATTTTCCCCGGCGGTGCCCTGCCCAGTGTGCAAAAAATGCTCGAAATCGTGGGCAAGGACACTGACATGAACCTGATGCACATGGAAGATTTCGGCTTGCACTACGCCAAAACCCTGCGCCTGTGGCATGAGAACTTTCGCCGCGCTCACGGGCGTTTGACTGAGTTGGGTTACGACGAATACTTCCTGCGCCTGTGGGAGTTTTACCTGTGTTACTGCGAAGGTGGTTTTCTGGAACGCAGCATCGGTACCGCGCAATTGTTGCTGGCCAAGCCGGCAGCCATGCCTGAACCACTGCTCGGTCGGTTCAATGCTTAAGAATCTGGCCAATGCCGGGCTGTTCCAGCTCGGCTGGTTTGCCTGTGTGGTGGGCGGCAACAGCCTGTGGCTCGTGCTGGCAGGTGGTGCATTGATGGCGCATCTGCTGTGGATAAGCCGCTCAATGGCAGAGGTCCGTTTAATCGTGGTCGTGTGTTTGCTCGGCACTGCCGTAGACAGCCTGCTGCTCAATGCCGGAGTTTTCGTCTTCAAGCAGCCCGGTTTGTTGATTCCATTCTGGCTGATACTGCTTTGGGCCCTGCTGGCCATCACCTTGAACCACTGTCTGGCGTGGACTGCCAAGCCCTGGTGGCGGGCTGTTTTGCTGGGAGCCATCGGTGGACCGCTGTCGTATTACGCCGGGCAACGTCTGGGCGCGGTGCAATTCCCTCTGGGCCTGTGGCCGACGCTGGCCGGGTTGAGCCTGTTGTGGGCGGGGTTGTTTGCGGTCCTTGTAGCAGTTGCCGCCAGGCTACGTCCGGTTGCGCAGCAATCGTAAATCCTGAGATCGAAGTTCATCTGGCAAACCGCAATGGCTGACTTACGACGGCTACGCCGCCGGACGCAGCCTCGTTCCTACGGCAGCTGCTACGAGGGTTTATACACCTGCGTTCATCAGCACATTTACACCTGATGCCAGCTCTGCCTTACACTGCGCGCCTATGACCAACATCCCCCTGACCGAAATTACCGAACCCGCTGTCACGTGTTCGACGTGCGCGGCGTGCTGCTGCCAACTGGAAGTGATGTTGATCACTGATACCGGCGTGCCCGAGCGCTTCATCGACAACGATGACTGGGGCGGTGAAGTGATGCTGCGCCTGGATGATGGCTGGTGTGCGGCCCTGGACCGCAACACCATGATGTGCACCATTTATGAGCTGCGCCCGCTGATTTGTCGCGAGTTCGAAATGGGCGATGTTGAATGCCTCAACGAACGCCAGGGCATTGCGACGGCGTATCGTTAACCCCCCGCAACTACAGCGCCATTGTGTAATGCAGCGCATAGCTTTCTACGCCGTCATTGGTGCTGGAAATCCCGGCATTGGAATAGTGGGTCGCACGAATCCCGACTTCATGCCCCCCCGCAAAGCGCACACCGAAGCCAAGACGGTCCTCAAACTGGAAGGCCGTTCCCAGCTTGTTCCCTTCAACTTCGGTGTGAGAAAACAACGCGACCCCAATACCAGCCTCGACATAGGGCTTTACCCTTTCACCCGCAAATTCGTACACCAGTACGGGCGAGAACGACAGACTGCTGCTCGCGGATGACTTGTCACCTTCCCAGTAGGTGTAAGCACCATCCCAATAACCGGTCAGACGACCGACATCACTTTGCAGCCAGCTGTTGTCCCAATCCGACTTCAAGCCAAGCCGATACGTCATGGTCGATTCGCTGGTGTGCCCTACCCCAAATTCAAGCCCGGCAGCGTTTGCCGTAAAACTTTGCCCCAGTGCAACGGCTGCAACCGCAGCCAAACAAAACAGTCGCTTCATAAGAAAATCCTATTTTCATATGCCCGTGTCAGTTGTTATGCGCTACATCAGGCAGGCGTTTTAAAGCGGAGTTCAGGTTTTTTTACAGACAGAAGCTTCGCACAACGCCAGATTTATTCCACAACACAGGCAGGATATTTCCCATGTGTTCAGGTGAGGCGCTGGTCCAGAACTGCGTGTCACTGGGAGGGCCGGCTGCCAGCAAGCCTTGATCAGCCAACAAACGCTGAAGCTGACGGGCCACGGCAGCGCCGGTATCGATCAGGGTGATCGAGGGTGGGAGCATCCGGGCAAGCAGAGGCTTGAGAAAAGGGTAATGGGTGCAGCCAAGAATGATCGTGTCACAGCCCGCTGCCAGCAACGGCTCGACATAACCCCGCAACAGGGTGCACAAGGCTTCGCTGTGCAAGTCACCGGTCTCGATCAGCTCCACCAGGCCCGGGCATGGCTGGGTGATCACCCGGACATCGCTGGCAAAACGATCAAGCAAGGCGGCAAATTTGGCACTTTGCAACGTGCCCGTCGTCGCGAGCACACCCACCACGCCGCTGCGAGTGGCCGCTGCAGCGGGTTTGACCGCAGGTTCCATGCCGACCATGGGCCAGTCGGGATAACGCTGACGCAGGTCAGCCACCCCCGCCACCGTCGCCGTATTACAGGCCAGCACCAGTGCCTTGGCCCCCTGACGCTGGAAAAAATCAGCCATTACGGCACAGCGCTGGCGAATAAATTCAGGGCTTTTTTCGCCATAGGGAATATGCCCGCAGTCCGCCACATAGAGCAGCGACTCGTTGGGCAGCAGTGCATGAATTTCCTTGAGTACCGACAAACCGCCAACGCCGGAGTCAAAAACCCCAATCGGCGCCTCACTCATGGCCAGTACCACACACGCTGCAGGCAGGATCGCGCTTGACCCGCAGCTCGCGAAAGCGCGTGCTCAATGCATCGACCAGCAATAGACGCCCCACCAGCGGCTCACCAAAACCGGCCAGAATCTTGAGTGCCTCAAGGGCTTGCAGGCTGCCGACCAACCCCACCAGCGGCCCCATCACTCCGGCTTCGCTGCAGGTCAGTTCCGCTTCGCTGCCGTGCCCGTACAGGCAGTGGTAGCAGGGACTGGCAGGCTGACGCGAATCAAACACCGACAACTGCCCTTCGAGGCGAATGGCCGCGCCACTGACCAACGGTTTGCGCGCCGCCACACAGGCTTTGTTCACCGCTTCACGGGTGGCAAAGTTGTCGCAGCAATCGAGCACCAGATCCACTGCACTGACAGCCTCGGCCAGCGAATCGGCATCCAGTGCCGAACGGTGGGCAACCAGTTTAATGAGCGGATTGATCAGGCGCAGTCGGCGGGACGCCGAGTCGACCTTGCTCTCCCCCACATTGGCGGTGTCATGGATGATCTGACGCTGCAGATTGGTCAGGTCAACGCTGTCAAAGTCGGCCAGATGCAGTTCACCGATACCGGCGGCGGCAAGGTAGAGCGCAACGGGCGAACCCAGACCACCGAGGCCGATAATCAGTACACGACTGTTTTTCAGCTTCAACTGACCGTCGATATCAACCTGTTGCAACAGGATCTGTCGGCTATAGCGCAACAGCTCCTCATCGGTCAGCACGGCAGGCGGCCCAACGTGATGCGCTCGTGGCCACCCAGGTCCTTGCGGCTTTCAACCTGTGCAAAACCTGCGTCTTGCAGCAATTGGCGAACCGCCTCTGCCTGATCATAACCGTGTTCCAGCATCAACCAGCCACCCGCATTCAGGTGGCTGGCAGAGCCGGTGATAATCTCGCGAATATCGTCCAGGCCATCGGTACCGGCAACCAGGGCGCTTTCCGGTTCGAAACGCACATCGCCTTCAGCCAGGTGAACGTCACCGGCGGCAATGTAGGGCGGGTTGCTGATAATCAGGTCAAAACGCTGGTCGGCCAATGCGCTGAACCAGTGGCTGGTAAACACGTTGACGTTTTCAAGCTGCAAACGTTGGCGATTGCGCTCGGCCAACGCTACGGCTTCCAGCACGCGGTCAACTGCCGTGACGTGCCAGGCGGCGCGTTCACTGGCCAATGCCAGGGCGATTGCACCGCTGCCAGTGCCGAGGTCCAGCACCTTGGCCGGGCTTTCCGGCAACAGGGCCAGCGCGGTTTCGACCAGCAGTTCGGTATCGGGACGCGGGATAAGGGTATGTGGCGCCACTTCCAGATCAAGGTTCCAGAAACCCTGTTGGCCCAGAATGTAAGCCACTGGCTCTCCGGTACGGCGACGCAACAGGTATTCGGCGAAGGTCCATGCCGCTTCGCTGCTGACAATCTTTTCGGGCCATGTATGCAGATAACTGCGCGACTTGCCCAGGGCAGCAGCCAATAAAAGCTCCGCATCCAGACGGGCCGTGGGTGAGTCAGGCAGTTCAGCAGCACGTAACAAACTGGCAATAATAGTCATTTATTCACCCAGGGCTGTCAGTTGATCAGCCTGAAACTCCGCCAATAATGGCTCGATAACGGCATCAACGCCGCCAGCCAGTACGTCATCCAGGGAATACAGGGTCAGGTTGACGCGATGGTCGGTCACTCGCCCCTGCGCGAAATTGTAAGTGCGGATGCGCTCGGAACGATCCCCCGAGCCCACCAGCGACTTGCGCTCGCTGGCAATTGCATTTGCCGCCGCGCTGGTTTGCTGGTCATTCAACTTGGCCGACAGCCAGGACATCGCCCGCGCCCGGTTTTTATGCTGGGAACGCTCTTCCTGACACTCCACCACAATACCCGAGGGCAAGTGGGTGATACGAATCGCCGAGTCGGTCTTGTTGACGTGCTGACCACCCGCACCCGAGGAGCGATAGGTATCAACGCGCAAGTCGGCCGGGTTGATCTCGATGGCTTCCTGCTCGTCCGGCTCTGGCAAGACCGCCACAGTACAGGCGGAAGTATGGATACGGCCCTGGGATTCGGTGGCGGGCACACGCTGCACACGGTGAACACCCGACTCGAACTTCAGCTTGCCGTAAACATTCTCGCCCTCGACGCGGGCAATGACTTCTTTATAGCCACCATGTTCGCCGCTGTTTTCTGACAGGATTTCCAGCTTCCAGCCGCGACGTTCAGCGTAACGGGAATACATGCGAAACAGGTCGCCGGCAAAGATGGCCGCTTCATCGCCACCGGTGCCGGCCCGAATTTCAAGGAACACGTTGCGTCCGTCATTCGGGTCCTTGGGCAACAGCATCCGTTGCAGGTCTTTTTCAAGCTCGCTCAGGCGCTCTTTGGCTTCGCGAACTTCTTCGACCGCCATTTCACGCATGTCAGGGTCGTTGTCCTTGAGCAGCGCCTGGGCGCCTTCAAGGTCGGCTTGCACTTTGAGCCACTGCCCGTAGGCCGCGACAATGGGTTCAACTTCTGCGTATTCCTTGGAATAAGCACGAAATTTGGTTTGATCAGAAATGACTTCGCCATCGCCAAGCAATGCGGTCAGTTCTTCAAAACGGTCCTGGAGGATGTCCAGCTTATTCAGCAGTGACGCTTTCATTACTATTTTTTATCCGCAGAGCTATGCGATGAGCCCTCACCGAGGGCAAAAAGTTCTTGGGCCATGGCCAGCGCATCGAGGCGGCCTTCGGCGGAAAGCTTTTTCAGCTGCACGCTGGGCGCGTGCAGCAATTTATTGGTCAGGCCGCGTGCCAGTTGTACCAGCACATCTTCAGGGTTGCTGCCGTTGGCGAGCATCCGCTGGGCTTTTTGCAGTTCTTCATCACGCAGGCGCTCGCTCTGCTGGCGATAGGCTTTGAGCACATCGACAGCCGCCAGCTCACGCAAACGCACCATAAAGTCTTCGGCGCCGATGCTGACCAGCTCTTCTGCCGCCTGGGCTGCACCCTGACGACTCTTGAGATTCTCGGCGACCACTTCGTGCAAGTCATCGACGGTATAGAGGTAAACGTCGTCCAACTCGCCGACTTCAGGCTCGATATCGCGGGGAACCGCAATATCGACCATGAAAATAGGTTTGTGCTTGCGCAACTTCAAGGCACTTTCGACTGCCCCTTTGCCCAAAATCGGCAACTGGCTGGCCGTGGAGCTGATCACGATATCGCTATGTACCAGCTCTTGAGGAATATCCGACAGCAGCACTGCATGGGCACCGAACTGCTCAGCCAGAGTGCTCGCGCGCTCCAGGGTACGGTTGGCGACCACGATGCGTTTTACGCCCAGGTCATGCAGGTGACGGGCGACCAGGGTAATGGTCTCGCCCGCACCGATCAGCAAGGCCTGACTGCGCTGCAAGTCGCTGAAAATCTGCTTGGCCAGGCTCACCGCAGCAAACGCGACGGAAACCGGGTTTTCACCGATGGCGGTGTCGGTGCGCACTTGCTTGGCCGAGTTGAACGTCGCCTGAAACAAGCGCCCCAACAAAGGCCCTACCGTGCCCGCCTCACGCGCTACAGCGTAGGCCGATTTCATCTGGCCGAGAATCTGCGGCTCGCCCAGCACCAGCGAATCGAGGCCCGAGGCCACACGCATCATGTGACGAACGGCAGCGTCTTCTTCATGGACATACGCACAGGCACGCAGTTCATCAAGGCTCAGGTTGTGATAGTCGGCCAGCCACTTCAGTACGCTGTCAGCTGAAAGGTGGTCCTGCTCTATATAGAGTTCACTGCGATTGCAGGTGGAGAGGATCGCAGCTTCGCGACTGTCGGTTAGGCGGCAGAGCTGCTGCAGGGCCTCAACCAACTGCTCCGGAGTAAAAGCCACGCGCTCGCGGACGTCTACTGAAGCAGTCTTGTGGTTAATACCGAGTGCGAGGAAGGCCATTCAATATCGCTGATGATGACGAGAAGCCGACAATTGTCCTACTTCGCCAGATTGAGAACAACCACTGCTGACTATTGTCTCTATAGTTAACCTCTGTTGAACACATCATCAGCCCCCCGGATATCGATAGTCGCACCTGCTAGGGTTTGCGACATCGCATGTGTCATGATGCCCGGACCGCAGGTAAGTCGCCCATCTCTTATATGAATAGATCCTCCGCGTTGCTCCTCGCCCTCGTTCTTCTCAGTGGCTGCCAGGCTTTGGCTCCCACGTCCCCGGATGACTCATCCGCGGCTGAAGACGTCACCTCCGTCCCGGAAAAACCAACGGTCTACAGCTCGTTCAGCGAAGAAACGCTGTACAGCCTGTTGAGCGCCGAGCTGGCCGGCCAACGTAATCGTCTGGATATCGCACTCGATAACTACGTGACGCAGGCGATCAATACACAAGACCCCGGCATCTCTGAGCGGGCGTTTCGTATTGCCGAATACCTGGGCGCCGATCAGGCCGCACTCGACACCTCGCTGATCTGGGCCAGAAATGCCCCGGACGACCTTGAGGCACAACGTGCTGCCGCCATTCAGCTGGCACGTAACGGTCGTTACGACGAATCCATGGTGTACATGGAAAAAGTCCTGCAGGCCAAGGGCGATACTCACTTCGATTTCCTCGCCCTGTCGGCGGTAGAAACAGATGCGGACACCCGTGCGGGCCTGCAAAAAAGTTTTGACAGCCTGCTGGTCAAGCATCCGGACAATGGCCAGCTGATTTTCGGCAAGGCCTTGTTGATGCAACAGGACGGTGATGCCGAAGGCGCACTGAAACTGCTGGAAAAAAATCCGCCGCAAAACGGTGAGGTCGCCCCGGTCTTGTTGCGCGCCCGTTTGCTGCAAAGCCTTAATCGCGGCAAAGAAGCCTTGCCACTGCTGCAAAAAAGCATTCGCCAATACCCCGACGACAAGCGCCTGGGCCTGACGTATGCCCGCACGCTGGTCGAGCAGAACCGCATGGGCGAGGCAAAAGTGCAATTTGCCAGTCTGGTCGAGCAATACCCCGAAGACGATGAGCTGCGGTTCTCCCTGGCCCTGGTGTGCCTGGAAGGCAAGGCCTGGGATGAGGCCGAGGGCTATCTCGAAGAGCTGATCGAGCGCGACAGCCATGTCGACTCGGCACACTTGAACCTTGGCCGTATCGCTGAAGAGCGCAACGACCCCGAGACTGCACTCACCCAATACGCACTCGTTGGCCCGGGCAACGACTATTTGCCCGCACAACTGCGCCAGGCCGATATTCTGATCAGCCACGGCCGCGGCACCGAGGCATCGAAAAAACTGGCCGCGGCCCGTGATGCTCAACCCGACTTCGCCATTCAGCTGTATTTGATAGAAGCGGAAACCCTGTCGGCGAATAACCAGACCGATCGCGCCTGGAATGTCCTGCAACAGGCACTCAAGCAGTACCCGGACGACATGAACCTGTTGTACTCACGGGCCATGCTGGCCGAGAAGCGCAACAATCTCGAACAAATGGAGCGGGATTTACGCGCCATCATCCAGCGCGAGCCTGACAATGCGATGGCATTGAATGCGCTGGGCTACACGCTATCGGATCGCACCACTCGCTACGCCGAGGCCAAAGCATTGATCCAGCAAGCCTACGACCTGAATCCGGATGATCCGGCAGTGCTCGACAGCCTGGGCTGGGTCAATTTCCGCCTTGGCAATCTCGACGAAGCCGAACGCTTGCTGCGCCAGGCGCTGGAACGCTTCCCGGACCAGGAAGTCGCCGCTCACCTGGGCGAAGTGTTGTGGGCCAACGGCAAGCAACGTGAAGCCAAAAAAATCTGGGGCACTTTTCTTAAAGAAAATCCTGACAGCCCTACTCTGCGCAAAACCATCTTGCGCCTGACCGGATCAGAGACTCTTTAACTCATGTTTTTTCGTCATATGCGCCACCTTGTTGTTTTTAGCCTTATCGCCCTGCTCGCCGGTTGCGCGGGCTTTGGTGCCCGCGAATCCGTTGAAGGCCACGGCAGCCCGGCCTTGTGGTCGGCCCATAAACAGCAATTGACCCAGCTCGACGGTTGGCAAATCAACGGCAAAGTCGGCATTCGCGCCCCCAAAGACTCAGGCAGCGCCACGCTGTTCTGGCTCCAGCGCCAGGATTATTACGATATTCGTCTTTCCGGTCCTCTGGGCCGAGGCGCTGCCCGCCTGACCGGACGCCCGGGCAGTGTCGTTCTGGAAGTCGCCAATCAGGGCCGCTACGAAGCACCAACGCCTGAAGAACTGTTGGGCGAGCAATTGGGCTGGAGCCTGCCGGTGTCACATCTGGTCTGGTGGGTGCGCGGCTTGCCTGCACCTGGCAGTAAAAGCCGCGTGACATTGAACGCTGATAGCCGCCTTGCCAACCTGGAGCAGGACGGCTGGAAAATCGAATATTTAAGCTACGTCGAGCAAAACGGCTTCTGGCTGCCGGAGCGGGTCAAGCTGCACGGCCCGGACCTGGATGTCACGTTAGTGGTTAAAGATTGGCAACCTCGCCTGTTGGGTCAATGAGATGCAAGGCCATTTAGATAAAGAAAGCCTGGTTTTGCCCTCCCCGGCAAAGCTTAACTTGATGCTGCACATCCTCGGCCGTCGCGAAGATGGCTATCACGAACTGCAAACGCTGTTTCAATTCCTCGATTACGGCGATGAAATGACCTTTGCCGTACGTGACGATGGCGTTATTTGCCTGCACACCGAGTTCCCCGGTGTCCCTCATGACGAAAACCTGATCGTGAAGGCGGCAAAAAAACTTCAGGCGCAATCCGGTTGCGCCCTCGGGATCGACATCCAGATCAAAAAAGTGTTGCCCATGGGTGGCGGCATCGGTGGCGGCAGCTCAAATGCGGCGACCACCTTGCTGGCGCTCAACCATCTTTGGCAATTGGCCTGGGATGAAGACCGTCTGGCTGCGCTGGGCCTGAGCCTGGGGGCCGACGTCCCGGTTTTCGTGCGCGGACACGCCGCATTTGCTGAGGGTGTAGGCGAAATCCTTACGCCTGCAGACCCTGAAGAACCGTGGTATCTGGTCCTTGTCCCGCAAGTCTCTGTTAGTACTGCAGAAATATTTTCAGATCCTTTGTTGACACGTGACTCTTTGCCCATTAAAGTGCGCCCCGTTCCCAAGGGAAACAGCCGAAACGACTGCGAAGCAGTAGTGAAGGAGCGTTATCCAGAAGTACGTAACGCTTTGAATTTGTTAGGTAAATATACCGAAGCAAAATTAACTGGAACTGGAAGTTGTATATTTGGGGCCTTCCCAAACGAAGCAGATGCTGATAAAGTGCTGCACCTTCTGACAGACACCCTTACAGGGTTTGTAGCAAAAGGAAGCAACGTTTCGATGTTGCATCGCAAGCTACAAGATCTGGCAAAGGAAACGGGTACACGGTACTCGTAGCAACAGATACAGGGGCGTCGCCAAGCGGTAAGGCAGCAGGTTTTGATCCTGCCATGCGTTGGTTCGAATCCAGCCGCCCCTGCCATTTCTTATACTCATCCAGGTTACCCTCAGCCTTCAGGTACTGCGCGTGTCCAAGATGATGGTCTTTACGGGGAACGCTAACCCCGATCTGGCTCGGCGTGTCGTACGTCAGCTGCATATCCCACTCGGTGACATCTCTGTCGGCAAGTTTTCCGACGGCGAAATTACCGCTGAGATTAATGAAAATGTCCGCGGTAAAGACGTTTTCATCATTCAGCCGACTTGTGCTCCGACCAACGATAACCTGATGGAACTCGTCGTGATGGCTGATGCCTTCCGCCGCTCCTCAGCGACTCGTATTACTGCTGTTATTCCTTACTTTGGTTATGCCCGTCAGGATCGCCGTCCGCGTTCCGCACGTGTGGCTATCAGCGCAAAAGTTGTCGCTGACATGCTTACCGTAGTCGGCATCGATCGTGTTCTCACGGTTGATTTGCATGCTGACCAAATCCAGGGTTTCTTCGATATTCCTGTAGATAACATCTATGGCTCCCCAGTTTTGGTGGATGACATCGAAGATCAGCGCTTTGAGAACCTTATGATTGTGTCCCCGGATATCGGCGGCGTCGTGCGTGCACGAGCTGTTGCCAAGTCCTTGGGCGTCGATCTGGGTATCATCGACAAACGCCGTGAGAAAGCCAATCACTCGGAAGTGATGCATATCATCGGTGATGTCGAAGGGCGTACCTGTATTCTGGTTGATGACATGGTCGATACCGCCGGCACCCTGTGCCACGCGGCTAAAGCCTTGAAAGAGCATGGCGCTTCCAAAGTGTTCGCCTACTGCACACACCCTGTGCTGTCAGGTCGGGCAATCGAGAATATCGAAAATTCCATGCTGGATGAGCTGGTGGTGACTAACACCATTCCGCTGTCCGCAGCCGCACAAGCCTGTTCGCGTATCCGTCAGTTGGATATCGCACCGGTTGTGGCTGAAGCGGTTCGCCGCATCAGCAACGAAGAATCGATCAGCGCGATGTTCCGATAAGGGCCCTGCCCTTCTCAAACATCACGTTGACGAAAAGCGCCCCGCCCCAGCAGCCTGTTGGGGCGGGGCTTTTTTGCCCATACCGTCCATAGCGCTGGTCGCAAACGCTAGGCCGGATGTGGTTATTTTGGAGATACAACATGAACGATTTTACTCTGAATGCTGAAGTGCGTTCCGACCTGGGGAAAGGTGCGAGCCGCCGCCTGCGTCGTCTCGCAAGCCTGGTTCCAGCTGTAGTTTACGGTGGCGAAAAAGCCCCTGAATCCATCAGCATGCTGGCTAAAGAAGTTGCCAAACTGCTCGAAAACGAAGCTGCTTACAGCCACGTTATCGAACTGACCGTTGGCGGCGTTAAGCAAAACGTGATCATCAAAGCTCTGCAACGTCACCCGGCTAAAGGCCACGTGATGCACGCTGACTTCGTTCGCGTTGTTGCTGGTCAAAAGCTGACTGCAATCGTTCCAGTTCACTTTGTTGGTGAAGCTGCTCCGATCAAGAAAGGCGGCGAGATCTCGCACGTTGTTGCAGACATCGAAGTTTCCTGCCTGCCAAAAGACCTGCCTGAATTCATCGAAGTTGACCTGGCTAACGCCGAAGTCGGCTCGATCATTCACCTGTCGGACATCACCGCTCCTAAAGGCGTTGAGTTCGTAGCTCTGGCACACGGTAACGACCTGGCAGTAGCCAACGTTCACGCTCCACGTGTTGCACCAGAAGCAGCAGAGTAATTCATTACTCTGTCGTTGGAGTCTTGAGAAACATCGCGAGCTAACACGCAGCGAGTAAAGCGGACAAGATCGCGAAGTTTACTCATGTAAACCCGCTTTTTTGTCCGTTTTCGCCGCTAACTGTTAGCGGCGATGTTATCCACAACTCCATAGAAGGGCCCTTGTCGTGACCGCCATAAAACTGATCGTTGGCCTGGGAAATCCAGGCACCGAATACGAACAGACCCGGCATAACGCAGGGGCCCTTTTTGTTGAGCGTCTCGCGTCGGCAAACGGGGTAAACCTCGTTGCGGATCGCAAATATTTTGGCCTGACCGGGCGTTTCAGCCACCAGGGTCAGGATGTTCGTCTGTTGATTCCCACCACCTATATGAACCGAAGCGGCCAAGCCGTTGCGGCGCTTGCCGGTTTCTACCGCATTGCGCCGGAAT is part of the Pseudomonas sp. ML2-2023-3 genome and harbors:
- the ispE gene encoding 4-(cytidine 5'-diphospho)-2-C-methyl-D-erythritol kinase yields the protein MQGHLDKESLVLPSPAKLNLMLHILGRREDGYHELQTLFQFLDYGDEMTFAVRDDGVICLHTEFPGVPHDENLIVKAAKKLQAQSGCALGIDIQIKKVLPMGGGIGGGSSNAATTLLALNHLWQLAWDEDRLAALGLSLGADVPVFVRGHAAFAEGVGEILTPADPEEPWYLVLVPQVSVSTAEIFSDPLLTRDSLPIKVRPVPKGNSRNDCEAVVKERYPEVRNALNLLGKYTEAKLTGTGSCIFGAFPNEADADKVLHLLTDTLTGFVAKGSNVSMLHRKLQDLAKETGTRYS
- a CDS encoding ribose-phosphate pyrophosphokinase; this translates as MSKMMVFTGNANPDLARRVVRQLHIPLGDISVGKFSDGEITAEINENVRGKDVFIIQPTCAPTNDNLMELVVMADAFRRSSATRITAVIPYFGYARQDRRPRSARVAISAKVVADMLTVVGIDRVLTVDLHADQIQGFFDIPVDNIYGSPVLVDDIEDQRFENLMIVSPDIGGVVRARAVAKSLGVDLGIIDKRREKANHSEVMHIIGDVEGRTCILVDDMVDTAGTLCHAAKALKEHGASKVFAYCTHPVLSGRAIENIENSMLDELVVTNTIPLSAAAQACSRIRQLDIAPVVAEAVRRISNEESISAMFR
- a CDS encoding 50S ribosomal protein L25/general stress protein Ctc — encoded protein: MNDFTLNAEVRSDLGKGASRRLRRLASLVPAVVYGGEKAPESISMLAKEVAKLLENEAAYSHVIELTVGGVKQNVIIKALQRHPAKGHVMHADFVRVVAGQKLTAIVPVHFVGEAAPIKKGGEISHVVADIEVSCLPKDLPEFIEVDLANAEVGSIIHLSDITAPKGVEFVALAHGNDLAVANVHAPRVAPEAAE